DNA sequence from the Chloroflexota bacterium genome:
GGCTTTCGTCGAATAAACCCACCTCATCTATCATTGCCCGGCGGTAGGCTGCTGCTCCCCCACACGCGCCAAAACAGTAGGTATCACCATCGAATTGCCCCTTGTCCACTTCCCACACACCCCGGTTGATGGGTATGCCATCGATCCCATAGCCGTCACCTGCGGAGTGCAGCGTATTTCGGCGATCGAAGAGCAGCATCTTGCTGGCTGCCATCCCGGCCTCAGGATGCTCTGCGAGTGCTCGCTCTATTTCTTCCAACCAATGTGGGTCGGTCTCGGTGTCGTTGTTCAGTGCTACTAAAATATCGCCTTTCGCTGCAAGGAAACCCGCGTTTACGCCGCCCGTTAACCCGCGGTTCTCTGGCAGGGGCACGACACGCACCTCAGGGTAATAGTTATACACCAAGTCAAGTGACTCGTCAGTGGAGGCATTATCTACCAGGATGACCTCGAAGTTGGGGTAAGTCTGGGCGCGTAGCGAGGATAGGCAGGTTGGCAGATGAACTGCACCGTTCCAATTTGGTATGATGACAGAAATAAGCGGGTGGGCCGCCATCGCGCTATACCTACTTGTAGATGTGTGCCAGGGCAACTTCGGCGGGGGCGCGGCGTGTATCATCGGCCAGCCAGTCTTCGAGCAGCGGTACCACTCGGCGCGGATAGGTCCGGCCGATATTGCGCAGACTCGAAGCCACGGCCCGCCAAACGAAGCGGCGTGGGTCAGTGGCTAGAAGTCTAAGAATAGCCAGCCCCACGTCTGGGTAGCGTCTGCCGAGTGCTTGGGAGAAAGCCATTGCTACGTTCCAGCGCACGACTTCCTCCTCGCGGTGGGCCCATTGGGCAATACGTGGCAAGGCTACATCAGGTTGCACGTGAGCCAGGCTGGCCAAGGCGAAAGGGCCCACATTGACCCGTACGTAGCGCTCCCGTTCTAACAGCGCAGGCTCCATAGCCTCTAGGAGCAGTGCCACTTGGCGTGGGGTGCAGCGACCCCGGCGCATCCGGCAGACGACTACACCGGCGCGACGTAGATACGGATGTGAGTTGGCGATCCACGAGCGGACGACGGGAAAAGCGCGATCGAAATCGGCTTCCAATTCATCCCGCAGACCGAAAGCCCCACCCTCGCGAGCCTCCCAACGCTCGCTCAAGGCCCATGATTTCAACTCGGCAACACGACTCCGCCAGTCCATCGATCAGTTCCCCCATTCCGCTCCCCGGTATTGAGCAAACCAATCCGCCAGTGCCTCTTTCCATGGGCGCAAGGTAATACCTAGTTGCGTCGCCCCCACGAAATTGCGCAATTCACATCTGGCAGGCACCTTTGCCGCTCGCGTGTAGCCTTGTGTCGGGTAAATGGGATAATCAGGCTTGCCGGCCAGGCGTAATATCTCGACCGCCCACTCGTAACGGGAACACGTCCCTTGGTTGGTGAAATGATAGATACCGTAGAGGGGATGTTCGATCAGTTTAGTGATGGCCTGGGCCAAGTCAGGAGCGTAGGTAGGCGAGCCCACCTCGTCAGTGACATATTGCAGGGTTGGGTGCTCCGCAGCGTTGCGTAGTACCTTGGCCACAAAATTGTTGCTGCCTGTGCCATAGAGCCAGGCTGTGCGCACGATGTAAAATTGATGTAGGAGCAGCTGGGTGATCAATTCCCCCGCGTATTTAGACTTCGCGTACACGCTCTGGGGATTGGGAGTATCCCATTCCAGATAAGGCTCACCCTTGGTGCCGTCGAAGACGTAATCGGTGCTGATGTACACCATCGGCACATTGGAGCGCTGACAGGCCAAGGCTATGTTTTGGGTGCCTAGCGCGTTCACTTTGTAAGCGGTGTCCGGTTCACCCTCGCAGCCATCTACGTTGGTAAACGCCGCTGCGTGGATCACCAGGTGGGGTTCGAAGGATGGGATAAGACGGGTCATTTGATCGTAGTTCGTGATGTCGTATTCTGGCAAATCTATGTTGAGTAGGGTGTGGTGGTGTAGAATCGCACGCAGTGCTCGTCCCAATTGCCCTTCGCTGCCCGTGATGACAATGCGCATTTTCCTTCCTCCCTTTGCTCCCTGGGTATGCGCTTTTCTCAGGTATGTCTTCGGTGGAGCAGAAGATTCGCCAACCGCCGTGTGCCGAGGTTCGCTTGATATGCTGTCCAAAGGATGACCAGCGCTAACCATGGCACCACCAGACCCGCCATCGCGACCAATATGGCTTGCAACAATAAAGTGCCTTGGACGAAAACCAACCGGAAATCGGGCAGATACCAGGTGATAAGCGGCCCGTTGAGGTACACCGTGACGGCCAGGCCAAGTGAGAGCAGGTACAGGCTCAGCCCGTTGAAGCCCAACCCGCTGTAGATGACGTCCACCACAGTGATCTTAGGATCGCGTCCGGTTTGCCACAGTAAGATCGCCAGACCGGGGAGCAGAGCGATGGCCTCTCGCCTAATCGCTGCCTCGGCGAAACCCCTCAAATCTCTGAGGCCACTTAGTGAGTACACAAGGCCCTCGTTTACATAAAGCAGGTGGAGGGCTATTACGGATAAGGTGGCGGCTACGATTAGCCAGAGGATCCGCCTGCTCCGTGCTCGCCAGATGAAAAGCAGTGGGAGTAACACGGCAATTGTGATTGGTAGAGCGCGCCGCCGCCGTTCAGCCAAAATGCGATCTTCGCGTGCCTCGCTCATCTCGAGGTCTGCCTGTTCGACCGAGAACCTGGCTAACCAATACGCTGAAGGATAGTTCCGCACTTCTACTGAACTACGTGCTACTAGAGCATCACCCTCGGCAGTCTCGCTGAGCGTACCCATGCCGATGCTATACAGATACATGTTCGCTAATCGCACCCGCTGCTCAGCCAGGATAACAGCTTTCTCGGCCCGATTTTTCTCATCCAGATCAAGCATATCAAAGAGTATGTGACCGTTTGCTGCACTGGGAACCGAGGTGCCCAATATGGCTGCAATCGTGGGCGCGATATCCTCCCCAGTAATAGGACCGTACTCACCCGGCCGGACCCCTTGACCGAGCATGACGAAAGGCACTCTGCTTACTACAGGCTCATCACCGCCGCGCCCCCCCTCGTCCAGGTGGCCGTGGTCGCCTACTACTATGAGCACGCTACGGCGTAAATTCAGTTCACTCGCAATCTGACTGACAATGGCGTCGCAGACCAGAGCCGTTTCCAGATACTCCTGGCTCGCCCCTCCATGGGCAAGACCCACCGGATCGAGCTGCCCTAACTGTACCACTAACAAGTTGGGGCGGAAATAGCGCAGGAAGCCAATGGCCCGTGAGGCTACCCAAGCATCCGCTTCCGCATCCCTGGTTTGGACGTAAAAACGCGTATATAAAAACTCTGGGGACACGAGTTTTGCCCAAGCCTGATGTCCTACTATGCCGCTATTCAGACCAGCCCGCTGGGCAGCAGCGAACAAGTGATCCACCTTGATCGGTTGGATGTAGTCGTGATCCTTCTCCATTTGTGGAGCATTGCTAATCTCCGGGTGTGCTCCCGTCACCAAAGTTGTCCAAGTGCTGTAAGGGTAGGTTGCTGGGTGCTGAATCATGGTAGCCCACGCCCCGTTCTGTCGCAGGGCTGCCAAGCCAGGTAACTGTTGCGACACATCCTCCCGCAGGCCACTGACAATGACCAGCACCACCTGAGGGCTCACTGGCTCGGTCTGGCCCTCTTCCACAGGGTGCGGTAGCCC
Encoded proteins:
- a CDS encoding glycosyltransferase family 2 protein, producing the protein MAAHPLISVIIPNWNGAVHLPTCLSSLRAQTYPNFEVILVDNASTDESLDLVYNYYPEVRVVPLPENRGLTGGVNAGFLAAKGDILVALNNDTETDPHWLEEIERALAEHPEAGMAASKMLLFDRRNTLHSAGDGYGIDGIPINRGVWEVDKGQFDGDTYCFGACGGAAAYRRAMIDEVGLFDESLFMYLEDVDLAWRGQLAGYRCVFAPKAIVYHKLSATGGGPIASFYVGRNTLYVLFKDVPSPILRRYWGQMARAQWRIFIEALRAWRGEAARARLRGQIAGLLLLPRALQARPKVQATRRVSVDYVDAILTRPVSRT
- a CDS encoding DNA alkylation repair protein → MDWRSRVAELKSWALSERWEAREGGAFGLRDELEADFDRAFPVVRSWIANSHPYLRRAGVVVCRMRRGRCTPRQVALLLEAMEPALLERERYVRVNVGPFALASLAHVQPDVALPRIAQWAHREEEVVRWNVAMAFSQALGRRYPDVGLAILRLLATDPRRFVWRAVASSLRNIGRTYPRRVVPLLEDWLADDTRRAPAEVALAHIYK
- the rfbD gene encoding dTDP-4-dehydrorhamnose reductase — protein: MRIVITGSEGQLGRALRAILHHHTLLNIDLPEYDITNYDQMTRLIPSFEPHLVIHAAAFTNVDGCEGEPDTAYKVNALGTQNIALACQRSNVPMVYISTDYVFDGTKGEPYLEWDTPNPQSVYAKSKYAGELITQLLLHQFYIVRTAWLYGTGSNNFVAKVLRNAAEHPTLQYVTDEVGSPTYAPDLAQAITKLIEHPLYGIYHFTNQGTCSRYEWAVEILRLAGKPDYPIYPTQGYTRAAKVPARCELRNFVGATQLGITLRPWKEALADWFAQYRGAEWGN
- a CDS encoding alkaline phosphatase family protein, coding for MQKALRRHRRAVLARLSLVVISLLAFAAIGAASCYWLLSYVDSLYTYRTPLRGLPHPVEEGQTEPVSPQVVLVIVSGLREDVSQQLPGLAALRQNGAWATMIQHPATYPYSTWTTLVTGAHPEISNAPQMEKDHDYIQPIKVDHLFAAAQRAGLNSGIVGHQAWAKLVSPEFLYTRFYVQTRDAEADAWVASRAIGFLRYFRPNLLVVQLGQLDPVGLAHGGASQEYLETALVCDAIVSQIASELNLRRSVLIVVGDHGHLDEGGRGGDEPVVSRVPFVMLGQGVRPGEYGPITGEDIAPTIAAILGTSVPSAANGHILFDMLDLDEKNRAEKAVILAEQRVRLANMYLYSIGMGTLSETAEGDALVARSSVEVRNYPSAYWLARFSVEQADLEMSEAREDRILAERRRRALPITIAVLLPLLFIWRARSRRILWLIVAATLSVIALHLLYVNEGLVYSLSGLRDLRGFAEAAIRREAIALLPGLAILLWQTGRDPKITVVDVIYSGLGFNGLSLYLLSLGLAVTVYLNGPLITWYLPDFRLVFVQGTLLLQAILVAMAGLVVPWLALVILWTAYQANLGTRRLANLLLHRRHT